Below is a window of Halobaculum lipolyticum DNA.
CCGACGAACGACAACAGACGACTGCCGACTCCTGCTCCCATCGGGAGTAGCTACCGTCGGGGGTCTACTTAATCCCGGTGGCTGGCTCCCGGAGATCCGACGGCTCGGCGGCGACGGACCGCCGTTCCCGACGGATCGCGGGGGTCACGATCAGTCGGCGGGGTGCTCCGGTTCGACCTCGGCCAAGTACTCGCAGGCGTCGGTCTCCGCGTCGAAGCAGTCGGGGCACTCCGAGGAGCGGTCGATGATCGTGTCGAGGCGCTCGGCGACGGTGTCGTCGATGACCGCCTCCAGCGAGCGCGCCTCCGAGCGGAACTCCTCGACCTCGAGGACGTTCGCGAGGAAGCGCTCGATGATGCAGTAGTTCGACAGCGCGTCGCGGGCGCGGACGATGCCCTCGTCGGTGAGCGAGACGCCCTTGTACTTCTCGTGTTCGGCGAGGCCACGCTCCTCGAGTTTGCCGATCATCTCGTTGGCGGAGGCGGGACTCACGTCGAGGGCGTCCGCGACCGACCCGGTCGACGCCGGCCCGTCCTCCACCGCCTGCACGAGGTAGATGGCCTTCAGGTACTGGTCTGCCGTGTTCATCGTTATCGCCGCTCCATGATCGACGTGACCTCTTCGACGCCCTCGGCCTCCTCGGCGCGGATGCTCCGGAGCGTGTCGAGCACCCGGTCGCGGTCGACGGAGAACGACGAGTCGCTCCCCTCGACCGCCTCGATCAGGTCGTCGTAGAACTTGTACGCCGTCTCCTCGTTGCACAGCTGGTCGTAGAGCACGCCGTCGAAGTCCTCGGGCTTCGTCTTCCCGTACTGCGCTTCGACGAGCGTCTCGATCTCCTCGTAGGAGACGGAGTCGGCGTCCAACTCCGCGATCAGCTCCTCGAGCCGCTCGCGGTGGTCGGCCGACTCCGCGGCGGCGTCCCGCAACAGCGCCTCCAACTCGGCGTCGAACGCCCCGTCCATCTCGCGGTAGTGCTGGGTGGAGCGCGCCTCGACGACCTCCTCCAGCACCACGCCGATCTGGAGCAGCCGGGCGAGCTGGTGGTCCGACGTGACCCGCTGACCGACGCTCACGGTCTCACCCCGCCGGCGGGACCGGGACGGTCGCCGACCGGTTGCTCGTTCATCGGTGACGACTCCGGCGACGCCGACCGTAAGCCTTCCCCTCGTCGGTCGCGCGGGACCACAGCCGCCGCCGGCGGCGACGCCGAACGCTCAAGCCCGCCGGGGGACAATCCGCTGTCGATGACCGACACACGAGCGACAGACGGGTCCGGGGCGCGCGGCCGCCGCGACCGGCTCGCCCTCGCGGTCGTCGTGTACGCCGTGTTGCTCGCGCAAACGCTCGTGTACCCCGGCGTCGACCTCCTCGCGGCGACGTTCGGCGGCCGCGGCGTCGCCGCCCCCACGCTGTTCCTCGCGGTCGAGTTCGCGGCGTTCGCCCTGTTCGCCGGCCCGTGGGGCACCCTCTCGGACCGTCTCGGGGAGCGCCGCCGACTCGTCGCCCTCGCGGCCGCCGGGGGTGCAGCGGGCTACCTCGCGCTGGCGGCGGCCGCGGGGTCGGATCTGCCGTTCGCCGCGGTGTTGGTGCTGCGGGCCCTCCAAGGCGGCGCGACCGTCGGGGCGCTCTCGCTGGCCATCTCGGCGCTCGCGGATCGTGCCGGCGGCAACGGCCGGAACATGGGGATCGCGGGCATCGCGATCGGACTCGGCACCGCCACCGGCGCCCCGCTGGGGGGCCAACTGTTCGAAGTCGCCACCGTCGGCCCGCTGTACGCCGCCGCGGGGCTGCTCGCGGTCGCGGCGCTGGGCGCGCTGACGATCCCGGATCGACCGCCGGAAGCGGACGTGGCGACGGGCGCCGGTAGAGGACACGGTGGTCTCGGGGCGCTGCTCGCGGGGCTGCGCGACCGCCGCGACCTCGCGGTACCGTACGCGTTCGCGTTCGTCGACCGCCTCACGGCCGGCTTCTTCGCCCTCGTCGGTACGCTGTACTTCCGCGAGGCGTTCGGGCTGGGACCGGGCGAGACCGGGCTGTTGCTCGCGGCGTTCTTCGCGCCGTTCGCGCTGCTCCAGTACCCGTTCGGGCTGCTGTCGGACCGCGTCGGGCGGGTCGTCCCCGTCGCCGCCGGGTCGGCCGTGTACGGGCTGGTCGTGATCGCCGTCGGGTTCGCCCCCACCGTGCCGCTCGTCGCGGTCGCGATGGTCGCCGTCGGCGTGCTCGGGGCGCTGATGGCGCCCGCGACACTGGCGCTCGTCGTCGATCTGGCGGCCGGCACCGACCGGGGCGCCGCCGTGGCCGGCTTCAACGCCGCCGGCAGCCTCGGCTTCCTCGCCGGCTCGCTCGTCGGCGGCGCCGTCGCGGCGGAGTTCGGCTTCCTCGCCGCGTTCGTCGTCGCCGGCGGCAGCGAGTTCCTGCTCGCGCTCGCGGCGTTGCCCGCCCTGCTCCGGCTGGGCCGGCGCTCCGGGCGGACGGCGGTGTTCGGCGGCGACTGAGCGACGGGCACCGCCGGCGCCGGTGGCAACGCTGATACCGGAACCGACCGTTCGTCGACACGATCTACCGTGTCCGACCACGACCGCGAGTACGACGTCGTCCTGTGGGGCGCGACCGGGTTCACCGGCCGTCTCGTCGCCGACTACCTCGCCGGCCGCTACGGCGCGAGCGACCTCGACTGGGCGCTCGCGGGCCGCAGCGAGGGGCGACTCGCCGACGTCCGCCGCGAGTTGGCCGCCGACCACGGCGACGCCGGGGCCGGCGGCGACAG
It encodes the following:
- a CDS encoding metal-dependent transcriptional regulator; translated protein: MNTADQYLKAIYLVQAVEDGPASTGSVADALDVSPASANEMIGKLEERGLAEHEKYKGVSLTDEGIVRARDALSNYCIIERFLANVLEVEEFRSEARSLEAVIDDTVAERLDTIIDRSSECPDCFDAETDACEYLAEVEPEHPAD
- a CDS encoding ferritin family protein, whose amino-acid sequence is MSVGQRVTSDHQLARLLQIGVVLEEVVEARSTQHYREMDGAFDAELEALLRDAAAESADHRERLEELIAELDADSVSYEEIETLVEAQYGKTKPEDFDGVLYDQLCNEETAYKFYDDLIEAVEGSDSSFSVDRDRVLDTLRSIRAEEAEGVEEVTSIMERR
- a CDS encoding MFS transporter, with the translated sequence MTDTRATDGSGARGRRDRLALAVVVYAVLLAQTLVYPGVDLLAATFGGRGVAAPTLFLAVEFAAFALFAGPWGTLSDRLGERRRLVALAAAGGAAGYLALAAAAGSDLPFAAVLVLRALQGGATVGALSLAISALADRAGGNGRNMGIAGIAIGLGTATGAPLGGQLFEVATVGPLYAAAGLLAVAALGALTIPDRPPEADVATGAGRGHGGLGALLAGLRDRRDLAVPYAFAFVDRLTAGFFALVGTLYFREAFGLGPGETGLLLAAFFAPFALLQYPFGLLSDRVGRVVPVAAGSAVYGLVVIAVGFAPTVPLVAVAMVAVGVLGALMAPATLALVVDLAAGTDRGAAVAGFNAAGSLGFLAGSLVGGAVAAEFGFLAAFVVAGGSEFLLALAALPALLRLGRRSGRTAVFGGD